A stretch of DNA from Streptomyces venezuelae:
GACCCCGGAGCGGGCCACCGAGCTGCTGGCCCGGCCGCAGCTGGCCTCCGACGTCACCCTCCACGAGCCGATCGCCGAGGACGCCCCATGGGTGGTGCAGCGCGGCTCCCAGCAGTACATCCGGGTCGGCGCGGACATGGTCCGGCTGCTCCAGGCGATCGACGGGGAACGCGGCCATCCGGCCCTGGCGGCCGAACTGGGCTCGCCGTGGACCGAGGACACGGTCGGCAAGGCCGTCCAGAACCTGAACCGGATGCGGCTGCTGGAGGACGGCCTGCCGCACAAGCACAGCAGCACCTGGTTCAAGTTCGTGCCGCCGCTGACCTTCCAGCTCACCCTGGTGAAACCGGACCGGATGCTCTCCCGGCTCGCGCCGCTGCTGCGGCTCTTCGCCAACCGGGCGGGCGCCGCCCTCGCCGCGGTCCTCGCCCTGGGCGGTCTGCTGGCGCTCGCCGCCCAGGCGCCGGTGCTCAAGGAGAGCCTGGGCGCGCCGCTGCCGCTGGGCATCCTGCTCGGCGTCTCCGCCGCCTCCGCCCTGGCGACCGCACTGCACGAGATGGGGCACGGCGCGGTCCTCACCCATCACGGCGGACGGCCCAGCCGGATGGGCGTGATGCTCTTCTACCTGACTCCCGCGTTCTTCTGCGACGTCTCCGACGGCTGGCGGCTGCCCGAGCGCCGGCAGCGCGTCCAGGTGGCGCTGGCCGGCATCGTGACCCAGCTGGTCATCGCCGGTTCGGCCGGGCTCGCCTCGCTCGCCGCGGGCGAGGGCGGACTGCGCGACGGCATGCTCGTCTTCGCCGTCTCCACCTACATCACGAGCCTGCTGAACCTGCTGCCGTTCGTCAAACTCGACGGCTACATCGCGCTGATGACCCATCTGGACATCTCGCACCTGCGGGACCGGACCATGACCGACGCCCGCCGCTTCCTGGCCCGGCTCCTCTTCGGCGGCCGGTACCGGAGGGAACTGCCGGGGCTGTGGTGGTCCGTACCGTTCGGACTCGCCTGCATGCTCTTCCCGCTGTACCTGATCGGGCTGGCCGCCACCCTCTGGCTGGACCTGCTCCAGGGCATGGGGATCTTCGGCGCCACGCTGGTGCTCCTCGGTGTGGGCTACCTCGGCTACCGGGCCTGGCTCGGCGGCCGGAAGCTGGTGCGCGAGGCGCGCACGGGCGGTGCCGGGACCGGGCGGATCTGCGCCACCGCGCTGCTGGCCGTGGCCGCCGCCGGTGCCGCGCTGACCATGGTCAGCGTGCCGTACACGGTGGCCGGCGGGTACGTCCTCAAGGACGGCAGGGCCTCGCTGGTGCTGTCCGATTCCGCCGACCTCGAGGCGGTCACCCCGGGCGCGGAGGTCACCCTGTACCGCCGCGGGATGGTCACCCGGACCGAGACCGGGGCCGGGACCGTGGACCCGGGCCGGGCCGAGGAGCGCAATGTGCCGCTGTCCGCGTTCGTGCCCGTGCAGGAGGGCGATTCCCTGTCCGTGCCCGCCCGGGTGCTGCCGCTGTCGGTGACCGGCACGGCCCCGGCCGAGCCCATCGGCACCGCGCGCGTCGCGGCCGGCAGCCGCTCGCTCGGCACCTGGCTCTACCTCTCGTACATCGCCCCCGCCACTCGCTGACCACCCCGCCACTCACTGGCCCTCACGGTGACAGGACTCGCACACCACCATGGATATCCTCCGGCACCTGCACTTCTGCCCGCCCGGCACGCCGTTCTTCGATCTGCCGGCCCGGGTCGATCCGGCCGAGGACGCGTTTCCCCTGGCGCATGACGCACTGCCCGAGGGCTGGTCGCGTACGCCGGGCAGCGAGTGGGTGGTGATGGCCCCGCCGGGGGTGACGCTGCCCAAGCAGGGCTGGAAGATCCATGTGTCGGCGAACCTGGACAATGCCGCGCACCTGCTCGACCTGGTGGCGAAGTACTGCGTCGCCGAGGGCGTGATGTTCAAGTTCATCCGCTCCGCGCGGCTGCTGCGCCAGCGCAACGGCAAGTACGGCGACCGCAGCGGCAGCGGCAAGTTCATCACCGTGTACCCGCTCGACGACGCGCATTTCGAGGAGGTGCTGCGGGAGCTCGACACCCTGGTGGGGGGCGAGCCCGGCCCGTACATCCTGAGCGATCTGCGCTACCGGCAGGGCCCGCTCTACGTCCGCTACGGCGGTTTCGTGCTCCAGGCGGTCCGCTCCGCCGAGACCGGTGAGCTCGTCTACTGCATCGAGAACCCGGACGGCGAACTGGTGCCGGACCGGCGGGGCCCGGGGTTCCGGCCGCCGGAGTGGGTGACGGTGCCCGACTGCCTGGCCGAGTCGGTGGCCGCGCGCGGGGCGGGCACCCTCCGGGACTTCCCGTTCCGGGTGACCTCCGCCGTGCACTTCTCCAACGGCGGCGGGGTGTACCGGGGTACGGACACCCGGGACGGCTCGGAGGTCCTGCTGCGGGAGGCCCGGCCGTACGCGGGTCTGGACGCGGACGGCCGGGACGCGGTCACCCGGCACGAGCAGGAGCACTGGGCGCTGCGCCGGCTGGCCGGGGCACCGGCGATCCCGCGGCTGATCGACTACCGCAAGGGCCACGAGCACTACTTCCTCGTCCGGGAGTGGGTGGAGGGCGCCCCGCTGTCCAAGGAGCTGATGCGGCGCAACCCGCTGCTGAACGGCATCACCTCGGCCACTGCGGTCGCGGAGTACACCGCGTGGGCGCTGGACGTGCTCGCCCAGACCGAGCGCGGGCTGGCCGGGATGCACGAGCGGGGCGTGGTCTTCGGCGACCTGCACCCGGGCAACCTGCTGATCCGGCCGGACGGCGAGGTGGTGTTCATCGACTTCGAGACGGCCGGACCGCCGGAGGAGCAGACCGGCCAGACCATGGGCGCGGTGGGGTTCATCGCCCCGGCCGGGTACACCGGGTTCGCGGTGGACCGCTATGCGCTGGGCTGTCTGCGGCTGGCGGCGTTCGTGCCGCTGGTGGCGATGGTGTCGTGGTCCCCGGACAAGCCGGAGGAACTGCTCGAGCTGATCACGCGCTCGTACCCGGTGCCCGCCGATTTCGCCGCCGCGGTCCGCCGCGACCTCCAGGGCCTGTCGGAGGGCGCTGCCGTTGCGGCCGACTCCGGCACGGACTCCGGTTCGGGCTCGCTGTGGGCCGTGCCCGGGGCCGGGGCCGGGCCCGCGGAGCGTGCCGAGTGGCTGCGGGCGCTCGGGGACGGGGTGCTGGCCACCGTGCAGGAGGGCCGTGACGACCGGCTGTTCCCCGGTGACGCCGAGCAGTTCTTCACCCCGGAGGGCTGTCTCGGCTTCGCCCACGGAGCCGCCGGCGTGCTGTGGGCGCTCGGGGAGTCCGGGCTGCCGGTCCCGGAGGAGCACCTCGACTGGCTGGTCGAGCGGGTGCGGGCGGCGGCCGATCCGCAGCCCGGTTTCCAGGCCGGGCTGGGCGGCATCGCGTACGCCCTGGACCGGCTGGGCCGCACCGGCACCGCCCGCGAGCTGGTGGAGCGGATCGCCCGGGCGCCGCTGTCCGGACTCGACCACACCCTGCAGGACGGCCTGGCCGGAGTGGGCCTGACCCTGCTGCACTTCGGACTCCGGGACGAAGCGGTCCGGATCGCGGAACGGCTCGACGGGCTGCCCGCCCCGGCCGGCCGCAGGCCGGCGCGCGGACCGGACAGCCGCCCGACCACCGGACTGCTGCGGGGCGGGACGGGCACCGCCCTGTTCCTGCTCCGGCTGTACGAGCACACGGGTGACGGCACCCTGCTGGACCGGGCGGCCGAGGCGCTGCGCACCGATCTGGCCGGTCTCGGCTGGCAGCCCGGGGAGCCGTTCGGGGAGTCCGCCACCGGCCGTATCCCGGTGATCGGCGAGGGCAGCGGCGGCACCGGCATGGTGCTGCACGATCTGCTGGCGCACCGGCCGGACGAGGAACTGGCCCAGGCCCGGGACGCGGTCCGGGCGGCCACCGCCATTCCCTTCCTGCCCCACTCCGGCCTGCTGAACGGCCGGGCCGGCGCCATCCTGGCCCGGATCCACCTGGATTCCGGGCCCGGGCCCGGGGCGGGGCCGGCGCCGGTGCCGTCAGACCGAGTGCCGTCAGACCGGGTGCCGGCCGATCCGGCGCTGGAGCGGCACCTGGCCGAGCTCGGGATCAATGCCGTGCCCTTCCGGGGCGGCACCGCCTTCCTCGGCCAGGAGTGCCTGCGGATCTCCGCCGACCTGGCGACCGGCTCGGCCGGAGTGCTGCTGGCCCTGACCGCCGCCCTGAGCGACCGCCGCGCCCGGCTGCCGTTCTTCTGAGCCACCGCACGGCAGCGCCGGACCCGCACACACCGGACCCGCACAGACCGGACGAGCCCCGACGGAAGCCCCCGCCCGAGGGGCTCGTCCTCCCTTCTCCAGGTTGGAACCGCTGATGATCGACTTCCTCGCCACCCTCGACCCCGCGAACGGCCTGGCCGAGGACTCCTGCATGCTGCCGCCCGGGCCGCCGGACGACCTGCTGTGGCGGGCCCTGGTCCGGCTGGCCGCCGGTAGGGACCGGGCGGAGCGGGACGACCAGGCGCTGACCCCGCGTGTGGTCGGCGCCTACGGGCACACCCGGATGGACGCCCTGGTCCGCGGGGCCGGCGAGGCCGTCGAGCGGTTCGCGCTGTTCCCGCAGGACGGCGGAGTGCCGGGGCAGGTCCGGGGCACCGCGGCCGGACTCGGGGCGCGGGCCCTGGACTTCGCCGCCCCGGGACTCGGGCTCGGCGATCCGGCGGCCGGCTGCCGCACCCTGACCTGGTATCCGGCCCGGCGGCTCGCCGACGGCTCCGAACTCCTCGTACCGGCCGGTCTGGTGGACTACCCGGCTCCGGCCGAGGAAGCGGAGGGGTTCGATCCCGGCCCTTCCGGTGCCGCCTCCGGGCAGGGGTACGACATGGCCCTGCGCTCGGCGCTGCTGGAGCTGGTGGAGCGGGACGCCCTGCTCGTGGCCTGGGAGCGGAAGCTGCGCCCGAGGCGCATCGACCTGGCCGCGCTGACAGCCGGCGGGGTCCCGCGCGGCAAGGAGAACACCCTGCGGCGCGGTCTGCTGCGGCTGTGGGATGCGGCGCTGCGGGCCGGGCTGGAACCGGTGCTGGCCGATCTGCCCACCGGGATCCCGGGGGTGGCCTGCACGGTCGCCGTGGTGCTCGACCGGACCGGGCCGCAGCCGCTGGCGACGATGGGCTGCAATGCCACCGACCGGGTGGACTGGAGCATGCTGGGCGCGCTCCAGGAGGCCCTTCAGGTGCGCTCCGCCGTGGTCAACCAGCGGGAGAGCCACGGGTACGGGGCGGCTCCGGCCACCATCGTGGACGACGACGACCGGCTGCGGTACGTGGCCTCACGGGAGTGCTTCGCGTGGGTGGAGGAGTGGACCGGCGGGTTCCGTAGCCCCCGCCCGCCCCGGGAGTCCCGCGCGGTGCCGACCTCGGAGCTGCTGGCGGGAATGCTCGCCGACGGCGCCGACCCGATCGCGGTGGACCTCACCCACCGACTTCCGCTTGGGCTCCGGGAGATGGGCTGGGCGGCCGTGAAGGTGGTCCCGGTCGGCTACCAGCCGCTGCGGCTGGCCGAGGACCACAGGTTCAGCTGGAACACCGGCCGGCTGCGCACGGCGGAGGCGCGCACCGGGCTTCCCGGGCTGCTGCCGGCCGATGCCGAACCCGCCGTGGAGCGGCGCCCGCACCCCTTGCCATGATCTGCGACACAGGAAGTTTCGCAGGTCAGAACCATGGAGAGGACCATTCTTATGGAAACCACACTGGGTGAGCAGATCATGCTCCTGTCGCTCGACGACACCACCGGCGCCGCCGCGCTGCAGCCTCAGTCCGAGTTCATGATCTCCAGCGCCTCGGTGCTGGAGCTCGCGCTGGCCGGCCGCATCCGCCTGGAGGACGGCCGGGTCCTCGTCAACGACCCCGCCCCGCTGGGGATTCCGGTTCTGGACGCGGCGCTGGCGGCCATCGCCGCGGCGAAGCAGCCCGAGGACGCCCAGGCCTGGATCTTCCGGCTGAAGCAGGAAGCGGTGGAGGGCGCCCGGCAGGGGCTGCTGGAGAAGGGCGTCATCCGCGAGGAGCGGACCCGCCGCTGGGGCATCTTCCCGGTGAACCGCTACCCGGAGGCCGACGGCACCGTCGAGGAGGGGGTCCGCGCGAAGCTGGCGGCTGCGGTTCTGGAGGGCGGGCAGCCGGACGACCGGACGGCCGCCCTGATCTCGCTGCTGCACGGCGGCGGCCTGGAGAGCCTGCTGTTCACCGACCGGCAGGACCGGGAGCCGATCCGCGCCCGGATGGCCGAACTGTCCGAGAACCACTGGTCCGAGCCGGTCATGAAGCAGCTGGTGGACTCGGTGCTGGTCGGCCTCGCCGGGTACGCGGCGACCACCGTGGCGGCGGTCAACACGGGCAACTAGGGCACAGGGAACGGGCGTTCCTCAGGTCTTCCTCAATTCTCCCGGAATGATCCATTCCGCTCGGCTTCTTCCGTTCACCGGGGTGGCCGAATGTGTTAACTTCCCTATTGCTGATCAAGGTTGTTGTCGCGGGGGCGACAACCCGGGTTCGACCAACTCGGGTTACCGACCGCTTTGCATAGCAGAATGTACGGGGAACCATGGAACGTATCGTTCTTGTCATAAATTCGGCATCGTTGCGCCGCAGGATGACCGAGGTGCTCTCCGCGCCCGGCTGGGAGGTCTGCGGACGGGAAGCGGACGGGGGCATGCGGCCCGCCGCTCCGGCCGATGTCGTGGTGGTGGAGGCCGGCGCCCTGGACGCCGACCACAAACTGGCCGAATGGGGCAGCCGGGCCATCGCCCTGGTCTCCGGCGAGGACGACCCGTTCTGGGAGTCCGCGGCCTTCGGCCGGGTGGTCGGGATCATCGACCGGGACGACCCCGACCACGGACACATCACCGCCGTCCGCGAGGTGCTGAGCGGCCGGGGCTGGGTCTCCCCCGAGCTGGTACCGACCCTGCTGGCAGGACGGACCGGACAGTTCCGACCTGCGGAACCGCCGGCCGCCGAGATCATCCGGCTCACCGACCGGGAACGCGGAGTGGCCAACCTGGTCGCCGAGGGCATGTCCAACTCGGAGATCGCCGAGCACCTGACGATCGAACGCAGCACGGTGAAGTTCCACGTGTCGAACGTCCTGCGCAAGCTGCACCTGCGCGACCGGTCCCAGGTGGCCGCGCTCTGGCACTCGCACACCGCACCCGTCCGCTTCGCGGCCTGACGGCACCCCGGCACAAACCCCCGTCCCGGGACGGGGGATGACCCGCCTCGCGGCGGGCGCGCCCCGGCGGCGCCTGGCATTAGCTTTACGCCAGGCGCCGCACGCCGTACCGGGCAAAGCCCCGGTGACAATTCGTCACTTCTACAGGATTCGCGGATTCACGGATTCACTGATTCGCGAATGGATCGCATCAGGGGTGCGTCAATTCGGCGTGCCGGAAAATTCATTCGGCCGGGCGGGCGAGCGGTGCCGCCACCGATATCGCCGCGCGGAAAGTTGCACAGATGGACCACTCCCCCGGGCAGCCCCGTATATCGGTGATCTGCCCGACCTACAACCGGTCCCGCCCGATTCTCCACACCCTCGCCTCGGTGAGCGCCCAGACCGTCACCGACTGGGAGATGCTGGTGGTGTCCGACGGCAGCACCGACGACACCGACGCGTGCGTGCGCGAAGCCGCCCTCGCCGACCCCCGGATCCGGCTGCTGCGCGCCGAGCGGCACGGCCATCCCAGCGGCCCCCGCAACCTCGGTCTCGCCGAGGCCCGGGGCGAGGTCGTCGCCTACCTCGACCACGACGACCGCTGGCGGCCGGACCACCTCGCCGTGGTCCTCTCCCTGATCGACGCCGGGGCCGAGCTGGTGGCCACCGGCTTCGAACTCCAGGACCCGCAGGGCCGGGCCACCGCGGTGTCCCGGCCGTACGAGATGTGCTGGCACCCGGAGTTCCAGCTGCTCGGCGTGGTCTTCGAACCCTCCCGGGTGGCCCACCGGCGCGGCCTCGCCGAGCGCGTCGGCGGCTGGCGGGCCGGGGCCGGGCTGGAGGACTGGGACCTGTGGCTGCGGATGACCGACGCGGGGGCCCGGTTCGCGACGGCGGCCGAGCGTACGACCGTACTGCTCGACGACGCCGGCACCCGCCGGCACCGGATCCCGGCCCGGCACTGGCTGCCGCTGGCCGCCTTCGACGATCCCCGCGCGGCCCACACGATGCTGGAGCGGCTGCGGTCCGGGCACGCCGAAAGCGCGCTGACCGCGGCCCAGGCGGCCGACACCGCGGAATGGCTGGCCCGCCTGACGGCCGACCCCGAGTTCACCCGCCCCACGGACTGGGCCGGCGACCCGGTCCCCGAACTGGCCGAGGCCCGGCGGGCGGCGGCCGGGGCGGAGCGGTGGCCGGAGCTGGCCGTGGTCCGGGAGCGCGGAGCCGCCGGGGCGCGGCCCCGCTTCCTGCTGGCCCAGCCGGTCCGCTGCGCCGACGGGCGGCACGCGGACCGGATCGCCGCACTCCTCCGGCACACCCAGCCAAGGCTGTTCGCCCTGCTGGACGCCATCGCGGCGGAATCGGCAGCACCGGCCCCGGCGGTCGCCCGGTGAAGGCGCTGGTCCTCGCCGGGGGTACCGGCAGCAGGCTGCGTCCCATCACCCACACCGCCGCCAAACAGCTCGTCCCGGTCGCCAACAAGCCGGTCCTCTTCTACGGCATCGAGTCGATCGTCGCGGCCGGCATCACCGAGATCGGGGTGATCGTCGGCGGCACCGAGCGGGAGATCCGGGCCGCCCTCGGCGACGGCTCGCGGTTCGGCGCCCGGATCACCTACCTGCCCCAGGAGGCCCCGCTCGGACTCGCGCACGCCGTGCTCATCGCCCGGGACTGGCTGGGTGACGAGGATTTCGTGATGTACCTGGGCGACAACTTCGTGGTCGGCGGGATCACCGGGCTGGTCGAGGAGTTCCGGCAGGAGCGTCCGCACGCCCGGATCCTGCTCACCAAGGTCGCCGACCCGTCGGTGTTCGGCGTCGCCGAACTCGGCCCGGACGGCGGCGTCGTACGCCTGGAGGAGAAGCCGGCCGCCCCGCGCAGCGATCTGGCGCTGGTCGGCGTCTATCTGTTCACCTCCGCCGTGCACGAGGCGGTCGCCGCGATCGCGCCGTCCGCGCGCGGGGAGATGGAGATCACCGATGCCATCCAGTGGCTGATCGACGCCGGCCGGACCGTCACGGCCACCACCATCACCGGTTACTGGAAGGACACCGGGAACGTCACCGACATGCTGGAGGTCAACCGTGCGGTGCTGGAGGGCATCGAACCGGCCGTCGCCGGCTCGGTGGACGCGGCCAGCGAGATCGTGGGCCGGGTCCGGATCGCACCCGGCGCCCGGATCATCCGGTCGCGGATCGTGGGCCCGGCCGTCATCGGCGCGGACGCCGTCGTGAGCGACTCCCACATCGGCTCCTTCACCTCGGTGGCCGACCACTGCCGGATCAGCGGCAGCGAGGTGGAGTTCTCCATCCTGCTGGAAGGGGCCCGGATCGAGGACGCGGGCCGGATCGAGGGCTCCCTGATCGGCCGGTCCGTCCAGGTCTCCGGTGCGGTGCGGGCACCCCGCGCGCACCGGCTGGTGCTGGGCGACCACAGCCGCATCCAGATCGCCTCCTGAACATCCCACCCCCGACTCGAAGGACCGCGAGAAGCACCATGAGAATCCTCGTCACCGGAGGGGCCGGCTTCATCGGCTCCCACTTCGTCCGCCAGCTGCTGTCCGACGACGGACCGGAGGCGGCGGGGCTCACCACGCCCACCGCCGTGACCGTCCTGGACGTGCTCACCTACGCCGGCAACCCCGCCAACCTGGCCTCCGTACAGGACGACCCGCGGCTGACCTTCATCCGCGGGGACATCCTCGACACCGACAGGGTCACCGCTCTGATGGCCGAGCACGACGCGGTGGTCCACCTGGCGGCCGAGTCCCATGTGGACCGGTCCATCGCCGCCGGCGGCGGCTTCGCCTCCACCAACGTCCTGGGCACCCAGAACCTCCTCGAGGCCGCCGTACACGCCGGGCTCGGCACCTTCGTCCACGTCTCCACGGACGAGGTGTACGGCTCGATCCCGGTCGGCTCGTGGACCGAGGAGCAGCCGCTGTCCCCCAACTCCCCCTACTCGGCGGCCAAGGCGGGCTCGGACCTGCTGGCCCTGGCGTACCACCGGACGCACGGCCTGGACGTGCGGATCACCCGGTGCTCCAACAACTACGGCCCCCACCAGTACCCCGAGAAGATCATCCCGCTCTTCATCACCCGGCTGCTCGACGGCGGGTCCGTCCCGCTCTACGGGGACGGCGAGCAGATCCGGGACTGGCTGCACGTGGAGGACCACTGCCGGGCCATCCGGCTGGTGCTGGAGGGCGGCCGGCCCGGCGAGGTCTACAACGTGGGCGGCGGCACCGAGCTCACCAACAAGCAGCTGACCGCCCTGCTGCTGGAGGCCTGTGGCCGGGACTGGGAGAGCGTGGAGCACGTGGCGGACCGCAAGGCCCACGACGCCCGCTACTCGGTGGACTGGTCCAAGATCCGCGACGAGCTGGGCTACCGCCCGCTGCGCTCCTTCGACGAGGGCCTGGCCGCCACCGTGGACTGGTACCGGCAGAACCGCGCCTGGTGGGAGCCGCTGGACCGCTGACCGCCGCCGGTTCAGGCCCGGCGCGGCCCGGTGAGCGCGGCCTCGAGGGCCTCGCCCGTCATCTCGATGACGACGGCGCCCTCCCGCATGTCCGGCGGAAGGTGCGGCTGCTCTTCGGCCCGGCACACGATTCCTGCCCGGGCCGGGTCGATGACGACCGCGCCGAGCCGGGAGACCAGTTCCGCGACGATGCCGAACACCCCGCCGGCGTGCGGACGCTCGACGTGGATGCCGTATTGGTCGACGAAGATCTCGGCTTCGCTGCCGTCCGCGGCCCGGACCCGGAACCCGGTGGTCCCGTCCTCGCCCACCGTGCGCTGCGGATCGCCGACGTCGTGGGGTTCCAGTACGGCCCGCACCACCGCCATGTCCGGCGGCGCGGGCCACTCGGCACCGTCGACGAATCTGTAGATCATCGGACTCCAGCCCAAGACGCCCCCTCCGCACGAACCGGACCCGGACCCGGACACGGACCCGCCTGCGCCATGGTCGGTCAGGTTCCGGCCGGCCGGAAGACCGGGACCGCGAGGCCGGCCTCCGGCTCCGGCCGGAAGGCGACCCGCAGGCGCATTCCGATGCGCAGCTCCGCCGCCGCGCAGTCCACGATCTCGGTCATCATCCGGGGCCCCTCGGCGAGGTCCACCACGGCGGCCACGTAGGGGACGCGGGTGCCGAAGGGCGGCAGGTCGTTCCGGTGGATCACCGACCAGGTGTAGAGGACCGCGTCCCCGCTCGCCGTCTCCCAGGCCACCCGGTCCTCGCCGGCCCAGCAGTACGGGCAGAACTCGCGGGGGTAGTGGTGGGCCCGGGTGCAGGCGGTGCAGCGCCGCAGCAGCAGCCGGCCCTCGGCCGCGGCGGCCCAGTAAGGCCGGGTGAACGCGTCGGTCTCGGGAAGGTCGAACCGTACGGTGGTCACAGGAAGAGTCCGATCGCCGCGTCGAGGGACCAGGTCTGCCAGCTCATGGCGAAGAGCGCGACGAGGGAGATGAGCGCCATCATCGCGTTCTGGCCCTGTTCGGCCCAGTCGTGGATCATCAGCACCAGGTAGAGCAGGTTCAGCAGCAGCCCGCCGATCAGGGCGACGGGGGTGAGGAACCCGAGGACCAGGCCCAGGCCCAGGGCCAGTTCGGCGTAGACGACGATGTACGCCATCAGCCTCGGCCGGGGCTCCACCACCGTGGCGAAGCCGGTCTTCACAAACGGCCACCGGTGCTTCCCGGCCACGTCGGCGGCCCAGGCGATCCCGGTACCGCGCTCGAACCAGCCCTTCTTGTCCTTGTGCCGCCAGCTCTCCAGCCACCACAGGCCGAGGCCGATCCGGAGCACGGCGAGCCATTCGGCCCCGCTGAGCCAGATGGTCTGCATGCAGCCTCCCCTCCCTCGCACCTCTCACTATCTGACGGTACGTCAGTTGACCGGATCGGCGGCCCCCGCGCAAGGGTCCGCGCACCCCGCCGTGACCGATCCGCAACCGATTCCCCGCTTGACCGAGACCCATCAACGCTGCGTGGCGATACGCTCACACCTCATGCCTGAAGCGCCCGACATGACCACCGAACCCCGCCCCGTGTACGTGATCGGGGGCGGCCCCGGCGGTCTCGCCGCCGCCGCCGCACTCCGCGCCCGGGGGGTCCGCGCCGTGGTGGTCGAGAAGTCCGGCTCGGTCGGCGACTCCTGGCGGCGCCACTACGACCGGCTCCATCTGCACACCACCCGCCGGCTGTCGGGACTCCCCGGACTGGCCGTCCCGCGCCGCTTCGGGCGCTGGGTCTCCCGCGACAACGTGGTGTGCTACCTGGAGAAGTACGCCGAGTACCACGAGCTGGAGCTGGTCACCGGGGTGGAGGTGACCCGGATCGACCGGGCCGCCGACGGGGCCGGCTGGGTGCTGCACGCCAGCGGGGGCCGCGAGCTCACCGGCCGTGCGGTGGTCGTCGCCACCGGCTTCAACCACACCCCGGCGGTCCCGGACTGGCCGGGCGCGGCGGAGTACCGGGGCGAGCTGCTGCACGCGGGCGCGTACCGCAATCCCGCGCCGTACGCCGGGCGGGACGTACTGGTGGTCGGCACCGGC
This window harbors:
- a CDS encoding glycosyltransferase family 2 protein; translated protein: MDHSPGQPRISVICPTYNRSRPILHTLASVSAQTVTDWEMLVVSDGSTDDTDACVREAALADPRIRLLRAERHGHPSGPRNLGLAEARGEVVAYLDHDDRWRPDHLAVVLSLIDAGAELVATGFELQDPQGRATAVSRPYEMCWHPEFQLLGVVFEPSRVAHRRGLAERVGGWRAGAGLEDWDLWLRMTDAGARFATAAERTTVLLDDAGTRRHRIPARHWLPLAAFDDPRAAHTMLERLRSGHAESALTAAQAADTAEWLARLTADPEFTRPTDWAGDPVPELAEARRAAAGAERWPELAVVRERGAAGARPRFLLAQPVRCADGRHADRIAALLRHTQPRLFALLDAIAAESAAPAPAVAR
- a CDS encoding helix-turn-helix transcriptional regulator is translated as MRRRMTEVLSAPGWEVCGREADGGMRPAAPADVVVVEAGALDADHKLAEWGSRAIALVSGEDDPFWESAAFGRVVGIIDRDDPDHGHITAVREVLSGRGWVSPELVPTLLAGRTGQFRPAEPPAAEIIRLTDRERGVANLVAEGMSNSEIAEHLTIERSTVKFHVSNVLRKLHLRDRSQVAALWHSHTAPVRFAA
- a CDS encoding GOLPH3/VPS74 family protein; translation: METTLGEQIMLLSLDDTTGAAALQPQSEFMISSASVLELALAGRIRLEDGRVLVNDPAPLGIPVLDAALAAIAAAKQPEDAQAWIFRLKQEAVEGARQGLLEKGVIREERTRRWGIFPVNRYPEADGTVEEGVRAKLAAAVLEGGQPDDRTAALISLLHGGGLESLLFTDRQDREPIRARMAELSENHWSEPVMKQLVDSVLVGLAGYAATTVAAVNTGN
- the lanKC gene encoding class III lanthionine synthetase LanKC, yielding MDILRHLHFCPPGTPFFDLPARVDPAEDAFPLAHDALPEGWSRTPGSEWVVMAPPGVTLPKQGWKIHVSANLDNAAHLLDLVAKYCVAEGVMFKFIRSARLLRQRNGKYGDRSGSGKFITVYPLDDAHFEEVLRELDTLVGGEPGPYILSDLRYRQGPLYVRYGGFVLQAVRSAETGELVYCIENPDGELVPDRRGPGFRPPEWVTVPDCLAESVAARGAGTLRDFPFRVTSAVHFSNGGGVYRGTDTRDGSEVLLREARPYAGLDADGRDAVTRHEQEHWALRRLAGAPAIPRLIDYRKGHEHYFLVREWVEGAPLSKELMRRNPLLNGITSATAVAEYTAWALDVLAQTERGLAGMHERGVVFGDLHPGNLLIRPDGEVVFIDFETAGPPEEQTGQTMGAVGFIAPAGYTGFAVDRYALGCLRLAAFVPLVAMVSWSPDKPEELLELITRSYPVPADFAAAVRRDLQGLSEGAAVAADSGTDSGSGSLWAVPGAGAGPAERAEWLRALGDGVLATVQEGRDDRLFPGDAEQFFTPEGCLGFAHGAAGVLWALGESGLPVPEEHLDWLVERVRAAADPQPGFQAGLGGIAYALDRLGRTGTARELVERIARAPLSGLDHTLQDGLAGVGLTLLHFGLRDEAVRIAERLDGLPAPAGRRPARGPDSRPTTGLLRGGTGTALFLLRLYEHTGDGTLLDRAAEALRTDLAGLGWQPGEPFGESATGRIPVIGEGSGGTGMVLHDLLAHRPDEELAQARDAVRAATAIPFLPHSGLLNGRAGAILARIHLDSGPGPGAGPAPVPSDRVPSDRVPADPALERHLAELGINAVPFRGGTAFLGQECLRISADLATGSAGVLLALTAALSDRRARLPFF
- a CDS encoding YcaO-like family protein, encoding MIDFLATLDPANGLAEDSCMLPPGPPDDLLWRALVRLAAGRDRAERDDQALTPRVVGAYGHTRMDALVRGAGEAVERFALFPQDGGVPGQVRGTAAGLGARALDFAAPGLGLGDPAAGCRTLTWYPARRLADGSELLVPAGLVDYPAPAEEAEGFDPGPSGAASGQGYDMALRSALLELVERDALLVAWERKLRPRRIDLAALTAGGVPRGKENTLRRGLLRLWDAALRAGLEPVLADLPTGIPGVACTVAVVLDRTGPQPLATMGCNATDRVDWSMLGALQEALQVRSAVVNQRESHGYGAAPATIVDDDDRLRYVASRECFAWVEEWTGGFRSPRPPRESRAVPTSELLAGMLADGADPIAVDLTHRLPLGLREMGWAAVKVVPVGYQPLRLAEDHRFSWNTGRLRTAEARTGLPGLLPADAEPAVERRPHPLP
- the mpaP gene encoding daptide biosynthesis intramembrane metalloprotease, with amino-acid sequence MRSGGRSGAGAVLTPERATELLARPQLASDVTLHEPIAEDAPWVVQRGSQQYIRVGADMVRLLQAIDGERGHPALAAELGSPWTEDTVGKAVQNLNRMRLLEDGLPHKHSSTWFKFVPPLTFQLTLVKPDRMLSRLAPLLRLFANRAGAALAAVLALGGLLALAAQAPVLKESLGAPLPLGILLGVSAASALATALHEMGHGAVLTHHGGRPSRMGVMLFYLTPAFFCDVSDGWRLPERRQRVQVALAGIVTQLVIAGSAGLASLAAGEGGLRDGMLVFAVSTYITSLLNLLPFVKLDGYIALMTHLDISHLRDRTMTDARRFLARLLFGGRYRRELPGLWWSVPFGLACMLFPLYLIGLAATLWLDLLQGMGIFGATLVLLGVGYLGYRAWLGGRKLVREARTGGAGTGRICATALLAVAAAGAALTMVSVPYTVAGGYVLKDGRASLVLSDSADLEAVTPGAEVTLYRRGMVTRTETGAGTVDPGRAEERNVPLSAFVPVQEGDSLSVPARVLPLSVTGTAPAEPIGTARVAAGSRSLGTWLYLSYIAPATR